One region of Thiorhodovibrio frisius genomic DNA includes:
- a CDS encoding YqhA family protein has product MIERMIEKSLFASRWILAPVYLGLSLVLVALGLKFFQEIFHLFLHLWTMRETALILTVLTLVDLVLVASLVVMVMFSGYENFVSKMDIDADSEKLGWLGKLDPSTLKLKVAISIVAISSIHLLKAFMNAEKIANDKLLWYVIIHLTFVVSAVLMSVMDKISFSAHRDHSLMTAKPMPTSGQESRPG; this is encoded by the coding sequence ATGATCGAGCGCATGATCGAGAAGTCCTTGTTCGCATCCCGCTGGATTTTGGCCCCCGTCTATCTCGGGCTCAGCTTGGTGCTTGTTGCCCTGGGGTTAAAGTTTTTTCAGGAGATTTTCCACCTTTTCCTCCATCTTTGGACGATGAGGGAGACGGCGTTGATTCTCACCGTGCTCACGCTCGTTGATCTGGTGCTGGTCGCCAGTCTGGTGGTGATGGTGATGTTCTCCGGCTACGAGAATTTTGTCTCCAAGATGGACATCGACGCGGACAGCGAGAAGCTGGGCTGGTTGGGCAAGCTCGACCCCAGCACCCTGAAGTTGAAAGTGGCGATATCCATCGTTGCGATTTCGTCCATCCATTTGCTCAAGGCGTTCATGAACGCCGAGAAGATCGCCAACGACAAACTCCTCTGGTACGTCATCATCCATCTCACCTTCGTTGTCTCGGCGGTCTTGATGTCGGTGATGGACAAGATATCCTTTTCGGCCCACCGCGATCACTCGCTGATGACCGCTAAGCCGATGCCAACTTCAGGCCAAGAATCCCGACCAGGATGA
- a CDS encoding GDSL-type esterase/lipase family protein — protein sequence MLTNLSGHRVINAGVSGEESDAGLERLPALLSTWQPDLVILGHGGNDFLRQRDTAKTEAKSCGHDHPGARARQCGRPAGHPAPGFVFAGASARCSCPQVRGWAKNALQPAGALVE from the coding sequence GTGCTTACAAACCTCAGCGGTCATCGGGTCATCAACGCCGGGGTCTCCGGTGAGGAGAGCGATGCCGGCCTGGAACGCCTGCCGGCATTGCTCAGCACCTGGCAGCCGGATCTTGTCATCCTGGGCCATGGCGGCAATGATTTTCTGCGCCAACGCGACACCGCCAAGACCGAGGCCAAATCTTGCGGACATGATCATCCTGGCGCGCGAGCAAGGCAGTGCGGTCGTCCTGCTGGGCATCCCGCTCCCGGGTTTGTTTTTGCGGGCGCATCCGCTCGATGTTCTTGCCCGCAGGTGAGGGGATGGGCGAAAAATGCGCTTCAACCGGCAGGTGCACTTGTTGAGTGA
- a CDS encoding sulfotransferase domain-containing protein, with the protein MSTQQLAGTSRLERGEQPDPHWGEPHPLHDPWILANFQARPTDVLITTAPKAGTTWMQQILHQLCTGGDEAFKDIDGMVPWLERQRPPQTWRQVLEALETRAAPRLFKTHCTWEQTPGRDIARLILTVRDPCDCCISFYHHLMDMTDSALACHGLERPASLDAHVDAWLGFGAWFRNLASWWPQRERDNLLMLPYSDLKADLPAAITRIADFLGWPLTPQTRERAAHLSSFAWMKANSQRFAGRNADGSPMFRPGGFIRKGETGDHKTQLTPDQEARILRRCRQELPVECLAYLGLN; encoded by the coding sequence ATGAGCACTCAGCAACTTGCAGGCACAAGCCGTTTGGAGCGGGGCGAGCAACCCGACCCACACTGGGGCGAACCCCATCCGCTGCATGACCCTTGGATACTCGCCAATTTCCAAGCACGCCCGACAGATGTGCTGATCACCACGGCGCCTAAGGCCGGCACCACCTGGATGCAGCAGATTCTGCATCAACTGTGCACCGGTGGCGATGAGGCGTTCAAGGACATCGACGGTATGGTTCCCTGGCTGGAACGCCAGCGCCCGCCCCAGACATGGCGGCAGGTGTTGGAGGCGCTTGAAACGCGTGCCGCCCCGCGCTTGTTCAAGACCCATTGCACCTGGGAGCAGACCCCGGGCCGGGACATCGCACGTCTGATTCTGACAGTGCGCGATCCGTGCGACTGCTGCATCAGCTTTTACCACCATTTGATGGACATGACTGACAGCGCGCTCGCCTGTCACGGGCTGGAGCGGCCAGCGAGCCTGGATGCTCACGTCGATGCCTGGCTGGGGTTCGGCGCGTGGTTTCGCAACCTGGCAAGCTGGTGGCCGCAGCGCGAGCGCGACAACCTGCTGATGCTGCCCTACAGCGATCTCAAGGCCGACTTGCCCGCCGCGATCACCCGCATCGCCGACTTTCTTGGCTGGCCATTAACGCCGCAGACGCGCGAGCGGGCCGCACATCTTTCCTCCTTCGCCTGGATGAAGGCGAACAGCCAGCGCTTTGCCGGGCGCAACGCGGACGGCAGCCCAATGTTTCGCCCTGGCGGCTTTATCCGCAAAGGCGAGACCGGCGATCACAAAACCCAACTGACGCCCGATCAGGAGGCGCGCATTCTCCGCCGTTGCCGGCAGGAGCTGCCCGTCGAGTGCCTGGCCTATTTGGGCCTCAATTGA
- a CDS encoding NAD(P)-dependent oxidoreductase: MHIALFGATGGTGREVVAQALTQGHRIKALVRDPTRVPAQDGLTLIPGDVLDATATRQCITGTEAVICVLGSKPKQPPIEARGTAVIVEAMQASAVRRLIAVTSMGAGDSRRQLNPLFRWIMDLSLKAIMQAKAEQEQLIRASGLDWTIVRPGGLTDGPRTGTYRHGLDKSIKGGRISRADVAEFVLAQLDDRHYWQKTPAVT, encoded by the coding sequence ATGCATATTGCTCTCTTCGGCGCAACTGGAGGCACCGGGCGCGAGGTGGTGGCACAAGCCCTGACACAGGGCCATCGTATCAAAGCCCTGGTGCGCGATCCAACCCGCGTTCCCGCGCAGGATGGGCTCACGCTGATTCCCGGTGATGTCCTGGATGCAACCGCGACCCGGCAGTGCATTACGGGGACAGAAGCTGTGATTTGCGTGCTGGGCTCAAAGCCGAAACAGCCGCCGATCGAGGCACGCGGCACGGCGGTGATTGTCGAGGCTATGCAGGCGAGCGCGGTGCGCCGGCTGATTGCCGTCACATCCATGGGCGCCGGCGACAGTCGTCGCCAACTCAATCCGCTGTTTCGCTGGATCATGGACCTGAGTCTCAAGGCCATCATGCAGGCGAAAGCGGAGCAGGAGCAGCTGATCCGCGCCAGTGGTCTTGACTGGACCATTGTGCGCCCGGGCGGACTGACCGATGGTCCGCGCACCGGGACCTATCGCCATGGTCTGGACAAATCCATCAAGGGTGGGCGTATCAGTCGCGCGGATGTCGCCGAGTTCGTCCTCGCCCAGCTAGATGATCGCCACTACTGGCAGAAGACGCCGGCGGTGACTTGA
- a CDS encoding SagB/ThcOx family dehydrogenase, translating into MAADTMHAAEYHERTKHHLHGFAAGPGGLDWATQPEAFRDYGDCPQIALPLADQAPAIPFAALAGGVNPAAMPLSIDALGIFLSCSLAISAWKRYGPSRWALRCNPSSGNLHPTEAYLVMPDIPGIPAGLYHYRPQDHRLEQRRSDSTEMSQTLCNDTPAGSLLLGLSSIPWREAWKYGERAWRYCLLDLGHALAALRYAARLCGWQVRVLEQWTDQDVACLLGLDRADEFIPEEPEYPELLCLVTPTERSASIPIGCLAGCPSGLSAALAERPWSGKANRLSAHHSHHWPLIDEAIRATEQVSTRPGDGVANAQPAPLPFRCADSAVTIIQRRRSAQAFDGVTPLSREDFFSILDHCVPRPSVPPWSGRPAPAQVHLILFVHRVEGLASGLYALPRDLAAAPRLRSAMSDNFLWEAVTDAPEHLPLMCLLHADTRQLAARCACHQDIAADSAFCVAMLGDFEQGLATDSRGYRRLMVEAGLIGQTLYLGAEAYDRQGTGIGCFFDDALHELLGLRDRGFQVLYQFTLGKALVDTRIATEPPYPGVHQPTGA; encoded by the coding sequence ATGGCGGCTGACACCATGCATGCAGCGGAATACCACGAGCGTACCAAACATCACTTGCACGGTTTCGCAGCCGGCCCCGGGGGGCTGGATTGGGCCACCCAGCCTGAGGCTTTTCGCGATTACGGTGACTGTCCGCAAATCGCATTGCCACTCGCCGACCAGGCCCCCGCAATACCCTTCGCCGCACTCGCGGGCGGGGTAAACCCAGCGGCCATGCCGCTGAGCATTGATGCCCTTGGGATCTTTCTGTCCTGCTCGCTGGCTATCTCCGCCTGGAAACGCTACGGCCCATCGCGCTGGGCCCTGCGCTGCAATCCATCAAGCGGCAACCTGCATCCGACCGAAGCCTACCTGGTAATGCCTGACATCCCCGGGATTCCCGCCGGTCTCTATCACTATCGCCCCCAAGACCATCGCCTGGAGCAACGGCGCAGCGATTCCACGGAGATGTCGCAGACCCTCTGCAATGACACGCCGGCCGGGAGCTTGCTACTCGGATTGTCCTCGATTCCCTGGCGCGAGGCATGGAAATATGGCGAACGGGCGTGGCGCTATTGTCTGTTGGACCTGGGGCACGCGCTTGCAGCCCTGCGCTACGCGGCCCGTTTATGCGGCTGGCAGGTCCGGGTGCTGGAGCAATGGACCGATCAGGATGTGGCCTGTCTGCTTGGCCTGGACCGCGCGGACGAGTTCATTCCCGAGGAGCCGGAATATCCTGAATTGCTCTGCCTGGTCACACCCACGGAACGCTCGGCGTCGATCCCAATCGGCTGTCTGGCAGGCTGTCCGTCAGGGCTGTCTGCGGCCTTGGCAGAGCGCCCGTGGTCGGGCAAGGCCAACCGGCTCTCGGCCCACCACAGCCACCACTGGCCACTGATCGATGAAGCCATCCGTGCGACAGAGCAAGTGTCGACGCGGCCAGGGGATGGTGTTGCCAACGCGCAACCGGCGCCGCTTCCATTCCGTTGTGCGGACTCGGCTGTCACGATCATCCAGCGCCGCCGCAGTGCCCAGGCCTTCGATGGCGTGACGCCGCTGTCGCGCGAGGACTTCTTCTCCATCCTCGATCACTGCGTGCCTCGCCCATCTGTACCACCCTGGAGTGGTCGCCCTGCGCCGGCCCAGGTGCATCTCATCCTGTTCGTGCATCGGGTCGAGGGGCTGGCGAGCGGGTTGTACGCCCTGCCCCGCGATCTTGCGGCCGCCCCACGCCTGCGGAGCGCCATGAGCGACAACTTCCTCTGGGAAGCCGTCACGGATGCTCCTGAGCATCTGCCGCTGATGTGTTTATTGCACGCTGATACCCGTCAGCTGGCCGCCCGATGCGCCTGCCACCAGGACATCGCAGCGGACAGTGCCTTCTGCGTGGCCATGCTGGGTGACTTTGAACAGGGACTGGCGACAGACTCCCGGGGTTATCGCCGACTGATGGTGGAAGCCGGACTCATCGGTCAGACGCTGTACCTCGGCGCCGAGGCATATGATCGGCAGGGCACGGGGATTGGGTGTTTCTTCGACGACGCCCTGCACGAACTTCTCGGACTGCGCGATCGAGGCTTTCAGGTTTTGTATCAATTCACCTTGGGCAAGGCACTGGTCGATACGCGGATCGCCACGGAACCACCCTACCCGGGCGTTCACCAGCCAACAGGAGCTTAG
- a CDS encoding DMT family transporter encodes MAWVYLIIAGVFEWGWPVGLKLGLSDAGLRWGWIAFSILCMTASGALLLLAQKTIPMGTAYAVWTGIGAVGTFALGVILFGEPATVARFFFVGLILVGILGLKLASA; translated from the coding sequence ATGGCATGGGTCTATTTGATCATTGCGGGAGTCTTCGAATGGGGCTGGCCGGTCGGGCTCAAGCTCGGGCTCTCGGATGCTGGTCTGCGTTGGGGCTGGATCGCCTTCTCGATCCTTTGCATGACGGCGAGCGGCGCCTTGCTGTTGCTAGCGCAGAAGACAATCCCGATGGGCACCGCCTATGCCGTCTGGACCGGTATCGGCGCTGTCGGAACTTTCGCGCTCGGGGTGATCTTGTTTGGCGAGCCGGCCACTGTGGCGCGGTTCTTCTTTGTTGGGCTCATCCTGGTCGGGATTCTTGGCCTGAAGTTGGCATCGGCTTAG
- a CDS encoding LysE family transporter: MTVRSLLAGLVLTLGDLKAILFYASIFPLVMPTDQLAAADVVAVMAVTITSVGGVKLLYAFSARKLAKMVQDRRMRRIGQGGAGVLLLGAGGSLIVSTAG; this comes from the coding sequence ATGACCGTTAGGAGCCTTCTCGCTGGACTGGTGTTAACGCTGGGCGACCTCAAAGCGATTCTGTTCTATGCCAGCATTTTTCCCTTGGTGATGCCAACCGATCAGCTTGCCGCGGCGGATGTGGTGGCTGTCATGGCCGTCACAATAACGAGCGTCGGTGGTGTGAAACTGCTCTATGCGTTCAGCGCGCGCAAGCTGGCCAAGATGGTTCAAGACAGGCGCATGCGACGGATCGGCCAAGGCGGCGCTGGCGTGCTCCTTCTTGGCGCGGGTGGGTCGCTGATCGTCTCAACGGCGGGCTGA
- the ybaK gene encoding Cys-tRNA(Pro) deacylase, with amino-acid sequence MDCIIIRARDKDDACECQDFGHPLTILGSGLHRTSIHGANQLTMTPAIDTLKRLGIAHRVHAYHHDPGTTAYGQDASDQLGLDPALVFKTLVVSLDTKTLVVAVLPVSRQLSLKALAKAAGGKKATMAEKAQAERSTGYLLGGISPIGQKRRLDTFVDHSAEALDRLFISAGRRGLEIELSPADLQRVTNARFYDLVS; translated from the coding sequence TTGGACTGCATCATCATCCGCGCGCGCGACAAAGATGATGCTTGTGAATGCCAAGACTTTGGGCATCCACTCACCATCCTTGGATCTGGCCTGCATCGGACATCAATTCATGGCGCCAACCAACTAACCATGACACCCGCCATCGACACCCTCAAGCGCCTGGGCATCGCCCACCGGGTGCATGCCTACCACCACGACCCTGGCACCACCGCCTATGGTCAAGATGCCTCCGATCAACTCGGGCTTGACCCTGCGCTGGTGTTCAAGACCTTGGTCGTCAGCCTCGATACCAAGACGCTGGTAGTTGCCGTTTTGCCGGTCAGTCGGCAGCTGAGTTTGAAGGCGCTCGCCAAGGCAGCCGGAGGCAAGAAGGCGACCATGGCGGAGAAGGCGCAGGCGGAGCGCAGCACCGGTTATCTACTCGGAGGGATCAGCCCGATTGGGCAAAAGCGTCGCCTGGATACCTTTGTCGATCACAGTGCCGAGGCGTTGGATCGTCTCTTTATCAGCGCCGGTCGGCGCGGCCTGGAGATCGAGCTCAGCCCGGCCGATCTGCAGCGGGTCACGAACGCCCGCTTTTATGACCTGGTCTCCTGA
- a CDS encoding IS110 family RNA-guided transposase → MELTPIFNSVGALDIHHAKITACALIADADGEVRVELKEFGGFKRDRRALAEWVASFAPEVVVMESTGIYWKSPYAALERVGIAALVVNARHVKQVPGRKTDIADAQWLAILARSGLLTGSFVPPQNLRELRLVSRQMQKFTGILAGEKNRLHKVLTDGGIRLSAVVSDLHGTSARAMIKGLLAGETPQQVLSYASKRLKATQEELLDALDGELSDTHRFVLREILTHIEELEARIEVFRHHLLSALQPHESLLHALQTIPGLDAPGAAMLLVEIGTDMDAFGSPEKLAAWAGVCPGNNESAGKRKSARARKGNPYVRRILCEAAHAASRTRCALAEKFKVLLVRRGRKRAIFALAHKILKIVFVLIHRGDYYRDATVNYEAISVERNAPRWIRMLRKYHYIPA, encoded by the coding sequence ATGGAACTGACACCGATCTTTAACAGCGTTGGGGCGTTGGATATTCATCATGCGAAGATCACCGCCTGTGCGTTGATTGCGGACGCCGATGGTGAGGTACGGGTTGAGTTGAAGGAGTTTGGCGGGTTCAAACGTGACCGCCGCGCCCTGGCCGAGTGGGTGGCCTCCTTCGCGCCCGAGGTGGTGGTCATGGAAAGCACCGGCATCTACTGGAAGAGCCCCTATGCGGCCCTGGAACGGGTGGGCATAGCCGCCTTGGTGGTCAATGCCCGCCATGTCAAACAGGTGCCTGGGCGCAAGACCGACATCGCCGATGCACAATGGTTGGCGATCCTCGCGCGCAGCGGGCTGCTCACGGGCAGCTTCGTGCCGCCGCAGAATCTGCGCGAACTGCGCTTGGTCTCGCGCCAGATGCAGAAATTCACCGGCATTCTGGCCGGGGAGAAGAACCGCTTGCACAAGGTGCTCACTGACGGGGGCATTCGCCTCTCGGCGGTGGTCAGTGACCTCCACGGCACCTCGGCGCGGGCGATGATCAAGGGGCTGTTGGCCGGGGAGACGCCACAACAGGTCTTGAGCTACGCAAGCAAGCGGCTGAAGGCCACGCAAGAGGAATTGCTCGATGCGCTCGATGGGGAACTCAGCGACACCCATCGGTTTGTTCTACGCGAGATTCTCACCCACATCGAAGAGCTCGAAGCGCGCATCGAGGTGTTTCGACACCACTTGCTCAGCGCTCTGCAGCCCCATGAGTCGCTGCTGCATGCCTTGCAGACCATTCCCGGGCTCGACGCGCCCGGCGCGGCCATGCTGTTGGTGGAAATCGGCACCGACATGGACGCGTTCGGCTCTCCCGAGAAGCTCGCCGCCTGGGCGGGTGTTTGTCCAGGCAACAACGAATCGGCCGGCAAGCGCAAGAGCGCACGCGCGCGCAAGGGCAATCCCTATGTCCGACGGATTCTCTGCGAGGCCGCCCATGCGGCCAGCCGCACCCGCTGTGCGTTGGCTGAGAAGTTCAAGGTCTTGCTCGTTCGTCGTGGGCGAAAACGGGCGATCTTCGCGCTGGCCCACAAAATTCTGAAAATCGTCTTCGTGTTGATCCACCGTGGCGATTATTACCGGGATGCCACGGTCAACTACGAAGCCATCAGCGTTGAACGCAACGCACCGCGTTGGATTCGGATGCTCAGGAAGTACCACTACATTCCAGCCTGA
- a CDS encoding uroporphyrinogen-III synthase, with product MSPCDLHGRGFLVTRPVHQADGLCRLIDAAGGRARRFPALVIEARHHQSARALLAEDWDLVYFVSPNAVTFAHALADARQPWLHAGCIAAVGGGTARALQAFGRPADLVPSGRFESEEVLALPALARMDGQRVLIVRGEGGRGLMAETLRQRGARVSIAEVYRRGCPEVNPQPLLARWSEEIHCVTVTSEQILRNLLAILGTAGRERLINTPLVVIAERTAETARALGFRDVVLAERASDEAILAALCRCGDTARGSL from the coding sequence ATGAGCCCTTGCGACTTGCATGGCCGAGGCTTCCTGGTCACCCGACCTGTCCATCAGGCTGATGGCCTGTGTCGCCTCATCGACGCTGCTGGCGGTCGTGCCCGGCGCTTTCCGGCCTTGGTGATCGAGGCGAGGCATCATCAAAGCGCCCGTGCGCTGTTGGCCGAGGACTGGGACTTGGTCTATTTCGTCAGTCCCAATGCGGTCACCTTCGCGCATGCGCTCGCCGATGCGCGTCAGCCCTGGCTGCACGCCGGATGCATCGCGGCGGTCGGCGGCGGCACGGCGCGAGCGCTCCAAGCGTTCGGGCGACCCGCCGATCTGGTGCCGAGCGGGCGGTTCGAGAGCGAGGAGGTGCTGGCGCTACCAGCGCTTGCCCGCATGGACGGGCAGCGGGTCTTGATCGTGCGGGGGGAGGGCGGTCGTGGCCTGATGGCCGAGACGCTGCGACAGCGTGGTGCGCGCGTGAGCATCGCCGAGGTGTATCGTCGCGGCTGTCCCGAGGTCAATCCGCAGCCGCTGCTGGCGCGGTGGTCCGAAGAGATCCATTGTGTCACCGTGACCAGCGAGCAGATCCTGCGCAACCTTCTCGCCATCCTTGGCACAGCCGGGCGTGAGCGGCTGATCAATACTCCCTTGGTTGTCATCGCCGAGCGCACCGCCGAAACCGCTCGCGCGCTGGGATTTCGGGATGTCGTGCTCGCCGAGCGCGCATCGGACGAGGCGATTCTCGCCGCCCTGTGTCGCTGCGGTGATACCGCACGCGGTTCGCTCTGA
- a CDS encoding LysE family transporter yields MSIGDLSILFAIMLAMAAMPSTSVALVVTRAAMGGLSQGVAVTCGIVLGDLLFVATALFGLAALAERLGGLFVLIKVLGGLYLLWLGGTLLLSRSTRDSVNPSLVTQSGLLTVKDAGSLRQTTP; encoded by the coding sequence ATGAGTATTGGCGATCTATCGATCCTCTTTGCCATCATGCTGGCAATGGCCGCCATGCCAAGCACCAGTGTCGCATTGGTCGTCACGCGCGCGGCCATGGGCGGTCTTTCCCAGGGTGTCGCCGTCACATGCGGGATCGTCCTGGGCGACCTGCTCTTTGTCGCCACCGCGCTGTTTGGGTTGGCGGCCTTAGCCGAGCGCTTGGGCGGACTGTTCGTGCTGATCAAGGTGCTCGGCGGCCTGTACCTGCTATGGCTTGGCGGCACACTGTTGTTATCACGGTCGACGCGCGACAGCGTCAACCCAAGCCTCGTCACGCAATCGGGACTGCTTACCGTGAAAGATGCAGGTAGCTTGAGACAAACCACCCCCTGA
- a CDS encoding peptidase M15, whose translation MPQVWKSRYINEEHPDFPAQLAFDEQIDALGLFDLSGYGPTAEVVDETLARHRWEVQGLNLRRSQTPPALDDPCGRFLRFRDLILCGETQAATGLANLPKEPQSWNALLELTEQVLDPVIDWFGMIRLTYGFCSPELAKQIPGRIDPKRDQHAAHERNRLGNPICPRLGAAVDFIIEDEDMREVAQWIVTETPFDRLYFYGKDKPLHVSHGPEHSRQIVLMQPGPSGRLVPKVVSSEAFVQST comes from the coding sequence GTGCCGCAGGTCTGGAAGTCGCGCTACATCAATGAAGAACATCCCGACTTCCCGGCGCAGCTTGCCTTTGATGAACAAATCGACGCCCTTGGGCTGTTCGATCTGTCCGGCTACGGACCAACGGCCGAGGTGGTCGATGAGACACTCGCCCGGCACCGCTGGGAAGTGCAGGGCCTAAACCTGCGACGCAGCCAAACCCCGCCAGCACTGGATGATCCCTGCGGACGCTTCCTGCGATTTCGCGACCTGATCCTATGCGGCGAGACGCAAGCGGCCACCGGTCTTGCCAATCTGCCCAAAGAGCCGCAGAGCTGGAACGCCTTGCTGGAGCTGACCGAGCAAGTGCTTGATCCGGTCATCGACTGGTTCGGTATGATTCGCCTGACCTATGGCTTCTGTTCACCCGAGCTGGCGAAACAGATCCCCGGCCGCATTGATCCAAAACGCGACCAGCATGCCGCGCATGAACGCAACCGCCTCGGCAACCCCATCTGCCCGCGCCTAGGCGCGGCGGTGGATTTCATCATCGAGGATGAAGACATGCGTGAGGTGGCGCAATGGATCGTGACCGAGACGCCCTTCGACCGGCTGTACTTCTATGGCAAGGACAAACCGCTGCATGTCAGCCATGGCCCTGAGCACAGCCGTCAGATCGTATTGATGCAGCCCGGCCCAAGCGGGCGACTGGTGCCGAAGGTCGTTAGTTCAGAAGCCTTTGTTCAGTCGACATAG
- a CDS encoding C-GCAxxG-C-C family protein, protein MTPNSTSSDHQDVSTTADLKAVERFCTGCNCSQAVVSVYAVRYGIDPALAMRLATGLGGGIGRMGGTCGTLAGAALVLGLEYGPSEPDPAAKDRVYAKSRALQQRFIDRHGSNQCRDLLGFDLAEDAGYQGARDAGVFKERCPSFVATAVRLLDELLQPEAAQETRS, encoded by the coding sequence ATGACGCCGAATTCCACCTCCTCCGATCACCAAGACGTATCAACCACAGCCGACCTGAAGGCGGTGGAGCGCTTCTGCACCGGTTGTAATTGCTCCCAGGCGGTGGTGTCCGTCTATGCCGTGCGCTATGGAATCGACCCGGCACTGGCGATGCGCCTGGCCACTGGGCTCGGGGGTGGCATCGGGCGCATGGGCGGCACTTGCGGCACCCTGGCCGGAGCGGCGCTGGTGCTGGGGCTGGAATACGGCCCGAGCGAGCCTGATCCCGCCGCCAAGGACCGTGTTTACGCAAAATCGCGCGCACTACAGCAGCGCTTCATCGATCGCCACGGCAGCAATCAATGCCGCGACTTGCTCGGTTTTGACCTGGCCGAGGATGCCGGTTATCAGGGCGCCCGTGACGCCGGGGTGTTCAAAGAGCGCTGCCCCAGTTTCGTGGCGACAGCCGTGCGGTTGCTGGATGAACTCCTGCAGCCCGAGGCCGCTCAGGAGACCAGGTCATAA